Proteins from a genomic interval of Sphingobacterium sp. SYP-B4668:
- a CDS encoding phosphoenolpyruvate carboxylase translates to MKLSQKEAAFQNEVLTRFELFKSLFLTLPFQRVKHTGTLLPFFTTHCEKGVEEHLSPEEIIDSFFGQYEQYVQEEDRMDLLFRIVQYVERQVVLFDAVEDSSFQSIGHSDETGSLEPLFRQTQTNNKLRKQIVDKLKDFSVRLVLTAHPTQFYPGAVLSIINDLIEAIKENDINNIHLLLQQLGKTPFINKERPTPVDEAASLAWFLENVFYKVASEIQHTIDNELEVPTEDVKQLIELGFWPGGDRDGNPNVTVESTKKVATMLRTILFRCYYRDFRIIRRRITFRGVEQYMDELQELFYNNSFNPIENPKDETARILSNLKSIERVLIENHNSLFIDVVEDLIRKVITFGCYFTTLDIRQDSRVLRDTLTYLIDSNQELTNQPTDFESLDEKEKLKKFPFSELNLVVGEDAPALVKDTLEVIPLLKSVQQSGSERAAQRFIISNCQQASDILGLMQLFLWSGWQKESLTIDFVPLFETVDDLVRAADVMKSLYTHRDYVKHLKSRGNKQTIMLGFSDSTKDGGYLMANWSIYKAKMELTAIAREYDVDLVFFDGRGGPPARGGGKTQRFYASMGRDIENKHIQLTIQGQTISSQYGSIDAAKYNIEQLLHAGIISEINQNDGDTLTAKQKDVIDQMAEVSYEKFMSLRKDPLFLNYLENLSPLKALSTINISSRPVKRNTDKELRLEDLRAISFVTSWSQLKQNIPGFYGVGSALQFAEENNLWSYVRNLYEHSGMFNTIIDNCMMSMTKSNFDITSYMQYDEKYGTFWKMLHDEFQLTKKYVLKLSNTKKLMENYPVERESILAREKIILPLLTIQHYAIRKQKNLSLEDPQYDVYSKLIARTIYGVVNAGRNLA, encoded by the coding sequence CCTTTCAAAACGAGGTGTTGACCCGTTTTGAACTTTTCAAAAGTTTATTTCTAACCTTGCCTTTCCAGCGGGTCAAGCATACGGGTACGTTACTACCATTCTTCACTACGCACTGTGAAAAAGGAGTAGAGGAACACCTCTCTCCAGAAGAGATTATTGATAGCTTCTTCGGGCAATATGAGCAGTATGTTCAGGAAGAAGATCGTATGGATTTACTTTTCCGTATCGTCCAATATGTAGAAAGACAAGTGGTGTTATTCGATGCCGTTGAAGATTCGTCATTTCAGTCTATTGGTCACTCCGATGAGACAGGTTCTTTGGAGCCACTCTTCCGCCAGACACAAACGAATAATAAGCTCCGAAAGCAAATTGTCGATAAGTTAAAGGATTTTTCGGTTCGTTTGGTATTGACGGCCCACCCAACACAGTTTTATCCTGGTGCCGTTCTTTCCATTATCAATGATTTGATAGAGGCCATAAAAGAGAACGATATCAATAATATCCATCTTTTGCTCCAGCAACTCGGAAAGACGCCCTTTATTAATAAGGAACGCCCAACACCAGTCGATGAGGCAGCTAGTCTAGCTTGGTTTTTAGAAAATGTTTTCTATAAAGTTGCTTCTGAAATCCAACACACGATAGACAATGAATTAGAAGTGCCTACCGAAGATGTCAAGCAGCTTATTGAGCTTGGATTCTGGCCAGGAGGCGACCGTGACGGGAATCCTAACGTGACAGTAGAAAGTACAAAAAAGGTGGCAACCATGTTACGGACTATCCTTTTTAGATGTTATTATCGTGATTTTCGTATTATCAGACGAAGGATTACTTTCAGAGGGGTTGAACAATATATGGATGAACTCCAAGAATTATTTTATAATAATAGCTTCAATCCCATTGAAAATCCAAAGGACGAGACTGCGCGAATATTGTCAAATTTAAAATCTATTGAGCGCGTATTGATTGAAAACCATAATAGTCTCTTTATAGACGTTGTGGAAGATCTTATTCGGAAAGTGATCACATTTGGATGTTATTTCACGACCTTGGATATCCGTCAGGACAGTCGTGTCTTGCGTGATACCCTGACATACCTGATTGATTCCAATCAGGAGCTGACTAATCAACCTACAGACTTTGAAAGTTTGGATGAAAAAGAGAAGCTAAAGAAATTTCCGTTTTCTGAATTAAACCTAGTAGTTGGTGAAGATGCTCCTGCACTGGTTAAAGATACTTTGGAAGTGATACCCTTGCTTAAGAGTGTTCAACAGTCAGGTAGCGAGAGAGCTGCACAACGGTTTATTATCAGTAATTGTCAGCAAGCCTCAGATATTCTAGGTTTGATGCAATTGTTCTTATGGTCAGGTTGGCAGAAAGAATCGTTGACCATTGATTTTGTGCCTTTATTTGAAACCGTGGATGATTTGGTACGCGCTGCTGACGTGATGAAAAGTCTTTACACACATCGGGATTATGTGAAGCATTTGAAGTCAAGGGGGAATAAGCAGACCATCATGTTAGGGTTTTCGGACAGCACAAAAGACGGAGGCTATTTAATGGCCAATTGGTCTATCTACAAAGCCAAGATGGAATTGACCGCAATCGCACGCGAGTACGATGTTGATTTGGTATTCTTTGATGGGCGGGGTGGACCTCCAGCTAGGGGCGGGGGCAAGACCCAACGTTTCTATGCTTCTATGGGGCGTGATATCGAGAATAAGCATATTCAATTGACTATTCAAGGACAGACCATCAGTAGCCAGTACGGATCAATAGATGCTGCAAAGTATAATATTGAACAATTGCTTCATGCTGGGATTATTTCGGAAATCAACCAAAATGATGGCGACACACTAACGGCAAAGCAGAAAGATGTCATCGACCAGATGGCCGAAGTCAGTTATGAAAAATTCATGTCATTACGTAAAGACCCATTGTTCTTAAATTATTTAGAGAATCTGAGTCCATTAAAGGCTTTATCTACTATAAATATCAGTAGTCGTCCTGTCAAACGAAATACAGATAAGGAACTACGGTTGGAGGATTTGAGAGCGATTAGCTTTGTGACCTCTTGGAGTCAATTGAAACAAAATATTCCTGGGTTTTATGGCGTAGGTTCGGCATTGCAATTTGCAGAGGAAAACAATCTATGGTCATACGTTCGAAATCTGTATGAGCATTCAGGTATGTTTAATACGATTATTGACAACTGTATGATGTCGATGACTAAGTCAAATTTTGACATTACATCTTACATGCAGTATGATGAAAAGTATGGTACTTTTTGGAAGATGCTCCATGATGAATTTCAGCTCACCAAAAAATATGTACTTAAGCTTAGTAATACGAAGAAATTGATGGAAAATTATCCAGTGGAGCGAGAGTCTATCCTGGCGCGCGAGAAAATAATTTTGCCATTGCTCACTATTCAGCACTATGCGATTCGTAAACAAAAAAATCTAAGTTTAGAGGATCCGCAGTATGATGTCTACTCGAAGCTAATTGCAAGGACCATATACGGAGTTGTAAATGCAGGACGTAATTTAGCGTAG
- a CDS encoding Gfo/Idh/MocA family protein, whose protein sequence is MAVKQIITGLMSYGMSGRVFHAPFIVGNEGFQLKAVVERTSKQIHLQYPEVVSYSSIQELLDDDEIELVIVNTPNDTHVEFATMALQAGKHVLIEKPFAPTAEQAKGLFDLGRKMNRLVLPYHNRRFDSDFQSLVEILQTGRVGKPVELHLRFDRFKPEIGVKIFKETKRPASGILYDLGSHLLDQTISIFGRPKSVTKILTKNRTHTQVDDYASIVLSYPRGLSVFITVSLLAANPQKSFVLHGTKGSFVKNRTDIQEQQLLNGMTPLTDDYGREAEGQEGILTEVQEDGLLVSEAIAASKGDYMHLFDAVFAAIRHNQPYFVSEDQILWQLEILEPSR, encoded by the coding sequence ATGGCTGTAAAACAGATTATTACAGGTTTAATGTCGTATGGAATGTCCGGAAGGGTATTCCATGCGCCGTTTATAGTGGGAAATGAAGGCTTTCAATTGAAGGCAGTTGTGGAGCGTACAAGCAAGCAAATACATCTTCAATATCCAGAAGTTGTCAGTTATTCCAGTATTCAAGAACTATTGGATGATGATGAAATCGAGTTAGTTATTGTCAACACGCCAAATGACACTCATGTAGAGTTTGCTACGATGGCTTTACAAGCTGGTAAGCATGTATTGATTGAGAAACCATTTGCTCCCACTGCTGAGCAAGCCAAAGGATTGTTTGATCTGGGACGTAAGATGAACCGATTGGTATTACCTTATCACAATCGTAGATTTGATTCAGACTTCCAATCATTGGTTGAAATTCTCCAGACCGGTAGGGTAGGGAAGCCCGTAGAACTCCATCTTCGTTTCGATCGTTTCAAGCCGGAAATTGGAGTCAAGATATTTAAGGAAACCAAGCGCCCTGCGAGTGGCATTTTATATGACCTAGGTTCACATTTGTTGGACCAAACCATTTCAATTTTTGGTAGACCAAAGTCGGTTACCAAAATATTGACTAAAAATCGTACCCACACCCAAGTGGATGATTATGCCAGCATTGTACTGAGTTACCCGCGCGGACTAAGTGTATTCATTACTGTAAGCCTGTTGGCTGCCAATCCCCAAAAGAGCTTTGTCTTGCATGGCACAAAAGGGTCATTTGTAAAAAATAGAACCGATATTCAAGAGCAGCAGTTGTTGAATGGGATGACACCTCTCACGGATGATTATGGTAGAGAGGCAGAAGGTCAAGAGGGCATTCTTACTGAAGTCCAAGAAGATGGGCTTCTTGTCAGCGAGGCCATTGCAGCATCCAAGGGTGACTATATGCATCTATTTGATGCTGTTTTTGCTGCGATACGCCATAATCAACCCTATTTTGTGTCTGAAGATCAGATTTTGTGGCAATTGGAGATTTTAGAACCCTCTCGTTAA
- the ppk1 gene encoding polyphosphate kinase 1: MADQFPVLNRELSWLQFNERVLQEAADETVPLLERIKFLAIYSSNLSEFYSVRVAILHRMVENELKNKKIGFKPKKILKQIQQSVLKLDKKFDYLFDQVLTKHLEEENINILEADDLTDDQRTYLHTYFQDEILKHLIPIWVSDAFFPNVNGRTLQFMVKLTHKGKERLSIIDIPKNTVSRFHRVPNNEGQHEIILLDDIILMFLENVYTAVEFDDISAYRFQITRDSELDLDVDRSDKFLEVLKKSLVDRKKGKVIRLEYDANMPPSLLSYLDAHLEVDDDGFIPMNRYMIFSDFIDFPIGNRLDLAYEPVLPLAIAGLDINKSLFKPIKKRDYLIHLPYQTYDYVLHFIRESAIDPSVEEINITLYRVANNSNIINALVIAAKNGKKVNAFLEVKARFDEKANLYWYTKLEEAGVNVYLGNVNIKLHAKSCLVYRREGKRRAAYTYLSTGNFNEKTARIYCDIGLFTANKNITRDLKRLFAGLKKSVYYDNYNTLITAPLSMRGVFYEKIDKLIQLSQRGIRVSMVLKMNSLTDEDIIQKLYIANNAGVRIHLIVRGMCCLIPGKVGFSEHIYVMSIVDRYLEHARVWLFDYGDHNEIYLSSADLMTRNLNRRVEIAFPIVDSNLRTEIYNLMQIQLKDNTKARIIDAQQKNRYKRSPVGQSNRAQTDTYEYLKDKLEIL, encoded by the coding sequence GTGGCTGATCAATTTCCTGTCCTTAATCGCGAGCTAAGTTGGCTGCAGTTTAACGAACGCGTGCTTCAAGAAGCAGCCGACGAAACTGTCCCTTTGCTGGAACGTATTAAGTTTCTTGCCATATATTCCTCTAATTTATCCGAGTTTTATAGTGTTCGTGTTGCAATTCTCCATCGTATGGTGGAAAATGAACTTAAGAACAAAAAGATAGGCTTCAAACCTAAGAAGATACTGAAGCAAATCCAGCAGAGTGTCTTGAAATTAGATAAAAAATTCGACTATCTCTTTGATCAGGTGCTGACCAAACATCTAGAAGAAGAGAATATTAATATTTTGGAAGCCGATGATTTGACCGATGATCAACGTACATATTTGCATACCTATTTTCAGGATGAAATTCTGAAGCACCTTATACCAATATGGGTTAGTGATGCATTCTTTCCAAATGTCAATGGGCGCACCCTGCAGTTTATGGTCAAGCTTACGCATAAAGGCAAAGAACGCTTATCCATCATCGACATTCCTAAAAACACGGTCAGTCGGTTCCATCGAGTCCCTAATAATGAAGGGCAGCATGAGATTATCCTGTTGGACGATATTATTCTGATGTTTCTGGAAAACGTATATACAGCCGTGGAGTTTGATGATATTTCTGCCTATCGGTTTCAGATAACTCGGGATTCTGAACTTGACTTAGATGTCGATCGAAGCGACAAATTTCTGGAAGTACTGAAGAAGAGTCTTGTCGATAGAAAGAAAGGTAAGGTGATTCGTTTGGAATATGATGCTAATATGCCTCCGTCACTGTTGAGCTATCTAGACGCTCATTTAGAAGTGGATGACGATGGATTCATTCCGATGAATCGATATATGATTTTTAGTGATTTCATTGATTTCCCAATCGGCAATCGATTGGATTTAGCTTATGAACCGGTCCTTCCTTTGGCAATTGCTGGGCTAGATATCAATAAAAGCCTTTTCAAGCCTATTAAGAAAAGAGACTATCTTATCCACTTACCATACCAGACTTACGATTATGTATTGCATTTCATCCGAGAGTCTGCTATTGACCCCTCAGTTGAAGAAATCAACATTACGTTATACCGAGTTGCAAACAATTCGAATATTATTAACGCACTCGTTATTGCTGCCAAAAACGGAAAGAAAGTAAATGCATTCTTGGAAGTCAAAGCTCGATTTGATGAAAAAGCAAATTTGTATTGGTACACAAAGCTTGAAGAAGCTGGGGTGAATGTCTATTTAGGGAATGTCAATATCAAGCTACATGCTAAGTCCTGTCTGGTATATCGTAGGGAAGGAAAGAGAAGAGCAGCTTATACCTATTTATCTACGGGAAACTTTAACGAAAAAACTGCACGCATATATTGTGATATAGGACTATTTACTGCCAATAAAAACATCACAAGAGATCTTAAGCGTTTATTCGCAGGATTAAAAAAGAGTGTATATTATGACAACTATAACACGTTGATTACCGCCCCTTTGTCAATGCGGGGTGTTTTCTATGAAAAAATAGACAAGCTAATTCAATTAAGCCAACGGGGGATACGCGTATCGATGGTTCTCAAGATGAATAGCTTGACGGATGAAGATATCATTCAAAAATTATATATCGCCAATAATGCCGGAGTCCGCATACATTTGATTGTTAGGGGAATGTGCTGCTTGATACCCGGTAAGGTGGGTTTTAGTGAGCATATCTATGTGATGAGTATTGTCGATCGGTACTTGGAACATGCCCGGGTATGGCTATTTGACTACGGCGATCACAATGAAATCTATCTCTCCTCGGCCGATTTGATGACACGAAACCTAAATAGGAGAGTGGAAATCGCTTTCCCGATTGTAGATTCCAACCTCAGAACTGAGATTTATAATCTCATGCAGATTCAGTTGAAAGACAATACTAAAGCTAGGATTATAGATGCGCAACAGAAAAATAGATACAAAAGGAGTCCAGTTGGGCAATCGAACAGAGCGCAGACAGATACCTACGAATATTTAAAAGATAAATTAGAAATTTTGTGA